The following coding sequences lie in one Rutidosis leptorrhynchoides isolate AG116_Rl617_1_P2 chromosome 4, CSIRO_AGI_Rlap_v1, whole genome shotgun sequence genomic window:
- the LOC139903915 gene encoding uncharacterized protein has protein sequence MTTRGQFLPPGLVSNLQDALKKKQQANNHSVQDSDTDNNNNNNNNDKDDESTVESSSNDNNENEFDPSKPVIFVTNSEGIDSPGLIYLIEALVQQGLYNVSVCAPQFDKSLSGHSFSFQESIAVTTAEIKGATAFEVSGTPVDCVSLALSGALFAWSKPLLVIVGVNKGPTFGHDMYSSSAIAGARQALISGIPSLSISLDWKKGESQENHFKDAVSVCMPVIKAAIRDVEKGIFPKSSSLHITVPASPTENKGFKLTKRSCWKSKPIWQAIAANRNPSASRFMVNQPGMGLQLAQLGRDASAAGAARRLNSQKQSLEVVESVGVSGKVDLTRIVKYFRLEFQDSNEEDTDENLDFRALQDGFVSVTPMSVTTVIEPDIEKATSEWISDAIKTDD, from the exons atgacgaccCGTGGTCAGTTCTTACCTCCTGGTTTGGTTTCGAATCTACAAGATGCTTTAAAGAAAAAACAACAAGCAAACAATCATTCTGTTCAAGATTCTGAtacagataacaataataataataataataatgataaagatgatgaatcaACTGTTGAATCTTcatctaatgataataatgaaaatgaatttGATCCTTCAAAGCCTGTAATTTTTGTTACAAATAGTGAAGGAATTGATTCACCTGGTCTTATTTATCTAATTGAAGCACTTGTTCAACAAGGCCTTTATAATGTCAGTGTTTGTGCTCCTCAATT CGATAAATCGTTATCTGGTCACTCGTTTTCGTTTCAAGAATCGATTGCCGTTACCACAGCTGAAATTAAAGGTGCCACTGCTTTTGAGGTTTCGG GTACACCTGTAGATTGTGTTTCATTGGCATTATCTGGGGCGTTGTTTGCGTGGTCAAAGCCACTTTTG GTGATTGTTGGGGTCAATAAAGGTCCAACCTTTGGCCATGATAT GTATTCGTCGAGTGCTATAGCTGGAGCTAGGCAAGCCTTAATTAGTGGTATACCCTCCTTATCAATCTCGCTAGACTG GAAAAAAGGTGAAAGTCAAGAAAATCATTTCAAGGATGCGGTGTCTGTTTGTATGCCCGTAATAAAAGCAGCCATTAGAGATGTTGAAAAAGGCATTTTCCCCAAAAGTTCATCATTACATATAACTGTTCCTGCATCCCCTACAGAGAacaag GGATTTAAGTTAACAAAGCGAAGTTGTTGGAAGTCGAAACCAATTTGGCAAGCAATTGCAGCCAACAGGAACCCTTCGGCTTCACGTTTTATGGTGAATCAACCAGGCATGGGTTTGCAGCTTGCGCAGCTTGGCCGAGATGCATCCGCAGCA GGTGCAGCTCGACGGTTAAACTCACAAAAGCAGAGCTTGGAGGTTGTTGAATCAGTTGGTGTATCAGGAAAAGTTGACCTCACTAGAATAGTCAAATACTTCAGGCTAGAG TTTCAAGACTCTAATGAGGAAGACACAGATGAGAATCTTGATTTTAGAGCTCTTCAAGACGGATTT GTTTCTGTTACGCCAATGTCCGTTACTACGGTGATTGAGCCAGACATAGAAAAAGCCACATCTGAATGGATTTCTGATGCGATTAAAACTGATGACTGA